The Platichthys flesus chromosome 8, fPlaFle2.1, whole genome shotgun sequence genome has a window encoding:
- the mtnr1al gene encoding melatonin receptor type 1A-like, with translation MLNGASLRDPLRLVDPRHLPQLMSLEDHEPTLVGGTLAPRNSTPVGGEAAPGQQQQSFPWAVTLLAGVLITTIVVDVIGNLLVIVSVFRNKKLRKAGNAFVVSLALADLVVAIYPYPLVLTAIFHDGWIAGYIHCQISGFLMGLSVIGSIFNITGIAINRYCYICHSLKYDKLFSNSNTMCYVVLVWALTILAIVPNWFVESLQYDPRVYSCTFAQSVSSLYTITVVVVHFILPIGIVTYCYLRIWILVIRVRRRVKPDSRPKIKPHDLRNFLTMFVVFVLFAVCWAPLNLIGLAVALDSRLGRAIPEWLFTASYFMAYFNSCLNAVVYGALNHNFRKEYKRIVLIVFKLHW, from the exons ATGCTGAATGGAGCGAGCCTCCGCGACCCGCTGCGCCTCGTGGACCCGAGGCACCTCCCGCAACTGATGTCCCTGGAGGACCACGAGCCCACCCTGGTGGGGGGGACCCTGGCGCCGCGAAACTCCACCCCGGTGGGGGGGGAGGCGGCCCcgggacagcagcagcagtccttCCCCTGGGCCGTGACCCTGCTGGCCGGAGTCCTGATCACGACCATCGTGGTGGATGTGATCGGGAACCTGCTGGTCATCGTGTCCGTGTTCAGGAACAAGAAGCTCAGGAAAGCAG GAAACGCCTTCGTGGTGAGCCTGGCCCTCGCGGACCTGGTGGTCGCCATCTACCCCTACCCGCTGGTCCTGACCGCCATCTTCCACGACGGCTGGATCGCCGGCTACATCCACTGTCAGATCAGCGGCTTCCTCATGGGCCTCAGCGTCATCGGCTCCATCTTCAACATCACCGGCATCGCCATCAACCGCTACTGCTACATCTGCCACAGCCTCAAGTACGACAAGCTCTTCTCCAACAGCAACACCATGTGCTACGTGGTGCTGGTCTGGGCGCTCACCATCCTCGCCATCGTGCCCAACTGGTTTGTGGAGTCGCTGCAGTACGACCCCCGGGTGTACTCCTGCACCTTCGCCCAGTCGGTCAGCTCGCTCTACACCAtcacggtggtggtggtgcacttcatcctgcccATCGGCATCGTCACCTACTGCTACCTGCGGATCTGGATCCTGGTCATCCGGGTGAGGCGCAGGGTCAAGCCGGACTCTCGACCCAAAATCAAGCCGCACGACCTCCGCAACTTCCTCACCATGTTCGTGGTGTTCGTGCTCTTCGCGGTCTGCTGGGCGCCGCTCAACCTGATCGGCCTGGCGGTGGCGCTGGACTCGCGGTTGGGCCGGGCCATCCCCGAGTGGCTGTTCACGGCCAGCTACTTCATGGCGTACTTCAACAGCTGCCTCAACGCCGTCGTCTACGGCGCCCTGAACCACAACTTCAGGAAGGAGTACAAGAGGATCGTCCTGATCGTCTTCAAACTGCACTGGTGA